The Alkalihalophilus pseudofirmus nucleotide sequence AAAAAGGCATCTGATATCCTCATGAATAAAGAAGTAAAAGGCCGTGTCTATCATTATCTCGATGAGGGAGCAGCTATACTTACAGAGGAAGGGTATTTAGCGTATCTCCATGACAATGAAATGACGAGAGAGCCTCGTTACGGGGAAGAAGTAACCGTTCGGGTTATCTATGTGCGAGAAGACGGTCGTCTAAATGTCACGATGCATCCTCTGCGCTCAGAGCGTCAAGAAGATGATGCGACTAAACTTGTTCGTTACATGGAAGAGCGCGGCGGTCAAATGCCTTATTGGGACAAGTCTCAGCCAGAGGATATTAAGCACCGCTTCAACATAAGTAAAGCAGCATTTAAGCGTGCACTTGGTAAGCTTCTAAAAGAAGGAAAAGTTGAGCAGCGCGATGGCTGGACGTATTTAAAGGAGAAAAAATGAATTATCAAGTTTTTGCTGCTCTGTATGATCAGTTGATGGCTGATGCACCGTACGATGAGTGGCTTTCTTTTACAAAAAAAACACTAGGTGTTGATCATTTAGAAGGAATTCAGATCCTAGATGTCGGGTGCGGTACAGGAGAACTTCTTCTTTCGATGCTTGATGAGGGTGCTGATATTACTGGGGTAGATTTATCAAGTGAGATGCTCGTTGTTGCACGAGATAAATGTATGAAAAAAGGAGTTTCCCCGCTCCTGATCCATCAGGATATGCGAAAGCTCGGTGATCTAGGTCAATATGATTTGGCAACGATCTTTTGCGATTCGCTAAATTATTTAGAGACGCCTGATGATGTTAAAGCAGCCCTCCATTCTGTGTCACAAAATGTGGTGGATAACGGCTGGCTTTTATTTGATGTCCACTCGATTTCAAAAATTGAGGATGAATTCATTGGTCAAACGTTTGCAGATGCTGAGGAAGAGATTTCATATATCTGGCATTCTTTTCCTGGTGAGCATCAGAATAGTGTAGAGCATGAACTCACTTTTTTTGTTAAGCAAGAAAACGGCTTATATGAAAGATATGAAGAGCTTCATAAACAACGTACCTATTCAGTAGAAGAGTACACGACATGGCTTCTTGAGGCTGGTTTTAAGGTCGAAGCGGTGACTGCCGACTTTTCATCAGAGATCCCTTCAGAAGAAAGCATGAGAATTTTCTTTGCTGCGCGAAAGAAAAAAAGAGGATAATGTGAATTAATGTCGAAAAAAACAGGGGAAGCAATGCTTTCCCCTGTTTTTTATTTATTTGTCGCTTGGTTTGTGAAGGCTTCAAGTATTTTCTTTTGTTCGTGATAGTATTTTGCATGAGTTTGCTGAAATAAATGGTCGAACATATGACCAACTTCCTGTTCGAGCACTTTAATCCCTTCTCCGGTAATTCCCCCCGGCACACAAACTCGTTCTTGTAAGGTAGGTAAGGTATAGTGTCCTTGCTCTAACAGGCGGCCCATACCTATGATCATATTTGTCGCAAGAGTAGTGGCGTCTTCTTTAGATATCTCTGTTTGTCTCACAGCCCCGTCAATAAACTGTTGTAATAAATAACTGAAAAAAGCCGGCCCGCAGCTTACGATATCTGAAGATACCCGAGTAATGTTTTCCTCAATTTCAAGTGGTTCTGAGAAATGACTCATAAAGGCATGCACTTGTTTTTGGTCTTCGGTGGTGCAGCGCTTGCCGTAGCTGATCAATGTAGAACCTGCTAAGGCACGGTTAAGAATGGTCGGTATAATACGGGCTACTTTACAGTCAACTTTACTCTCAAGCAATTCTACAGAGATTGGACTCGTAATAGAGATGCATAATTGTTTTTGTGTACAGACCGGAGCTATTTCATCAATCACACATGCAAACTGAAGCGGCTTTACACAGACAAAAAAATAATCAGAGCGTTTGACTGCTTCAGCGATTGTATCTGCAATATGAATTGCAGGGTACGCCTCTTTTGCTTTTAAGGCTTTTTCTTTTGTACGATTGATTACAGTTATATCTTTCTCTTTTATTACTCCGGAATCAAGAAATGACTCAAGTAAAATCGTCCCCATACTGCCAAGCCCAATGATTCCAACCCTCATCTGAAAATCCCCTCCTTCTCCAAAACGTCCCAAAACGATATCGTTATCACAAGCGTATGAAGAAGACAGGGTAAGTATGTGTCTTTATTATTTGGATTTATTTATGTATTCTCGTACCATATCGGTCGTTACTTCTTTTCTAGGAGGGAAGTAAAAGTCTTGAGCAATTTGATTCATCTCTTTTGTAATCGCATTTACTTCATTCAGCGAAATATGTAAACCTTTCTTAGCGTCTTCTACTACCCGGTCAATGGCCG carries:
- a CDS encoding class I SAM-dependent DNA methyltransferase, translated to MNYQVFAALYDQLMADAPYDEWLSFTKKTLGVDHLEGIQILDVGCGTGELLLSMLDEGADITGVDLSSEMLVVARDKCMKKGVSPLLIHQDMRKLGDLGQYDLATIFCDSLNYLETPDDVKAALHSVSQNVVDNGWLLFDVHSISKIEDEFIGQTFADAEEEISYIWHSFPGEHQNSVEHELTFFVKQENGLYERYEELHKQRTYSVEEYTTWLLEAGFKVEAVTADFSSEIPSEESMRIFFAARKKKRG
- a CDS encoding YpbS family protein; translated protein: MSVHLKIAEQVTNHRRAQKEFLALDEKREAAIDRVVEDAKKGLHISLNEVNAITKEMNQIAQDFYFPPRKEVTTDMVREYINKSK
- the comER gene encoding late competence protein ComER — encoded protein: MRVGIIGLGSMGTILLESFLDSGVIKEKDITVINRTKEKALKAKEAYPAIHIADTIAEAVKRSDYFFVCVKPLQFACVIDEIAPVCTQKQLCISITSPISVELLESKVDCKVARIIPTILNRALAGSTLISYGKRCTTEDQKQVHAFMSHFSEPLEIEENITRVSSDIVSCGPAFFSYLLQQFIDGAVRQTEISKEDATTLATNMIIGMGRLLEQGHYTLPTLQERVCVPGGITGEGIKVLEQEVGHMFDHLFQQTHAKYYHEQKKILEAFTNQATNK